One part of the Solanum dulcamara chromosome 3, daSolDulc1.2, whole genome shotgun sequence genome encodes these proteins:
- the LOC129881534 gene encoding kirola-like: MGLKSVLCAQIEVKANKDVFHDVFTHKPHHLSTMCPLHIQGCELLDGVFGTVGSKLFWTYTLEGKEKISKQVVEAIDHEKKVITFKEFEGDLVDKYNDWKATLHIETKGEIDLISWTIEYERPNENVPELINLLDFIVGMTKVIDDHHIKMN; this comes from the exons ATGGGTCTAAAATCTGTGTTGTGTGCTCAGATAGAAGTGAAGGCTAACAAGGATGTGTTTCATGATGTCTTTACACATAAACCACACCATCTCTCTACCATGTGCCCTTTGCATATACAAGGTTGTGAGCTTCTTGATGGTGTCTTTGGAACTGTTGGATCCAAACTTTTTTGGACATATACCCTTG AAGGGAAAGAGAAGATTTCGAAGCAGGTAGTTGAAGCtatagatcatgaaaaaaaGGTGATCACATTCAAAGAATTTGAAGGAGATCTAGTTGATAAATATAATGACTGGAAGGCAACTCTTCATATCGAAACGAAAGGCGAAATCGATTTGATAAGCTGGACAATCGAGTACGAAAGACCAAATGAGAATGTCCCTGAACTTATAAATTTGCTGGACTTCATTGTTGGTATGACCAAAGTTATTGATGATCACCATATCAAGATGAATTGA